In Ruminiclostridium papyrosolvens DSM 2782, the following proteins share a genomic window:
- a CDS encoding GH36-type glycosyl hydrolase domain-containing protein has protein sequence MKYGFFDDSNREYVITTPKTPYPWINYLGTQDFFSLISNTAGGYCFYKDARLRRITRYRYNNVPIDVGGRYFYINDNGSLWSPGWSPVKAELDSYECRHGLGYTKITGSKDGISTEVLYFVPLKFNGEIHRVRVKNTTSDNKSVKLFSCIEFCLWNAYDDMTNYQRNLSTGEVEVENSVIYHKTEYKERRNHFSFYSVNAELTGFDTDRDQFVGLYNGFDAPQVPVSGEPKNTMADGWGPMASHCITVELKAGEEKEFDFILGYVENDVNDKWESKGVINKKSAYKMIEEKGNPAGVQAAFEELQNYWSQLFTQYKLEHKDDKLSRMVNIWNQYQCMVTFNMSRSASYFETGIGRGMGFRDSNQDILGFVHQIPDRARERILDIAATQLENGGAYHQYQPLTKKGNNEIGGNFNDDPVWLIASVAAYIKETGDMDILKENVPFDNDDNKTASLFEHLRRSFYHVVNNLGPHGLPLIGRADWNDCLNLNCFSETPDESFQTTTSKEGKVAESVLIAGMFVYYGPEYVKLCKLNGLEEEAAKAQTEIDKMIKTVKEYGWDGEWFIRAYDDNGDKIGSNENEEGKIFIESQGFCSMAEIGIEDGYVEKALDSARTYLDTPYGLVLQNPAFTKYYVNMGEISTYPAGYKENAGIFCHNNPWVIAGETAIGRGDRAFEYYSKIAPAYTEEISEIHKTEPYVYSQMIAGKDAKRPGEAKNSWLTGTAAWNFVVISQNILGIKPDYLGLMVDPCIPTSWEGYKITRKFRNAIFEITISNPEHVSKGVKKLVVDGKEIDGNIIPVFNDGKTHQVEVVMG, from the coding sequence CACCTTATCCTTGGATAAATTATCTTGGAACTCAGGATTTCTTTTCTTTAATATCAAATACTGCAGGTGGCTATTGTTTCTACAAGGATGCACGTTTGCGCAGAATAACCCGTTACAGATATAACAACGTCCCAATTGATGTGGGAGGAAGATATTTCTATATAAACGATAACGGTTCACTTTGGTCACCGGGATGGTCTCCTGTTAAGGCTGAACTGGATTCCTACGAGTGCAGACACGGCTTGGGATATACCAAGATAACCGGAAGCAAAGATGGCATCAGCACAGAAGTATTATATTTCGTACCATTAAAGTTTAATGGTGAAATTCATCGTGTAAGAGTTAAAAATACAACATCTGATAATAAAAGTGTCAAATTATTCTCATGTATCGAATTCTGCTTATGGAATGCCTATGATGATATGACAAATTATCAGAGAAATTTAAGTACTGGTGAAGTTGAAGTTGAGAACTCAGTTATTTATCATAAAACAGAATATAAGGAAAGAAGAAATCATTTTTCATTTTATTCTGTTAATGCCGAATTAACAGGATTTGATACTGACAGAGATCAGTTCGTTGGTTTATATAATGGATTTGATGCTCCTCAGGTTCCTGTCAGTGGTGAACCTAAGAATACTATGGCTGACGGATGGGGGCCAATGGCTTCACACTGTATAACTGTTGAATTAAAAGCAGGTGAAGAAAAGGAATTTGATTTTATTCTGGGTTATGTTGAGAACGATGTAAATGATAAATGGGAAAGCAAAGGCGTTATAAATAAAAAGAGCGCATATAAAATGATAGAAGAAAAGGGTAATCCTGCTGGAGTTCAGGCAGCTTTCGAAGAACTGCAGAACTATTGGAGCCAACTGTTTACACAGTACAAACTGGAGCATAAAGACGATAAGCTGTCCAGAATGGTAAACATATGGAATCAATATCAATGTATGGTTACTTTCAATATGTCAAGAAGTGCTTCATACTTTGAAACAGGTATCGGAAGAGGTATGGGTTTCAGAGATTCAAATCAGGATATATTGGGATTTGTACATCAGATACCTGACAGAGCAAGAGAAAGAATACTTGATATAGCTGCTACCCAATTGGAGAATGGCGGTGCATATCATCAGTATCAGCCTCTTACAAAGAAGGGTAACAACGAAATCGGTGGTAATTTTAATGATGATCCGGTGTGGTTGATTGCTTCTGTTGCTGCTTATATAAAAGAGACAGGGGATATGGATATACTAAAGGAAAATGTTCCTTTTGATAATGATGACAACAAAACTGCTTCTTTATTTGAACATTTAAGAAGATCTTTCTATCATGTTGTAAATAATCTTGGACCTCATGGACTGCCACTAATAGGAAGAGCAGATTGGAACGACTGTCTGAACCTTAACTGCTTCTCTGAGACTCCTGATGAATCCTTCCAGACAACTACTAGTAAGGAAGGGAAAGTTGCAGAGTCTGTTCTGATAGCGGGAATGTTTGTATATTATGGTCCTGAGTATGTAAAGCTTTGCAAACTTAACGGACTTGAAGAAGAGGCTGCTAAGGCTCAAACTGAAATTGATAAAATGATAAAGACTGTTAAGGAGTACGGTTGGGACGGGGAATGGTTCATTCGTGCTTATGATGATAACGGTGATAAGATTGGCAGTAATGAAAATGAAGAGGGCAAGATATTCATAGAATCACAGGGCTTCTGTTCTATGGCAGAAATAGGTATTGAAGACGGTTATGTTGAGAAAGCTCTGGACTCTGCAAGAACATACTTGGATACTCCATATGGGCTTGTACTTCAAAATCCGGCATTTACAAAATACTATGTAAATATGGGAGAAATATCTACATATCCGGCAGGATATAAAGAAAATGCAGGCATATTCTGCCACAATAATCCATGGGTTATTGCCGGTGAAACGGCTATAGGCAGAGGCGACAGGGCTTTTGAATACTATTCAAAAATTGCTCCTGCATATACTGAAGAGATAAGTGAAATTCACAAAACTGAACCATATGTTTATTCTCAGATGATTGCAGGTAAGGATGCTAAGAGACCTGGAGAAGCAAAGAATTCCTGGCTTACAGGTACTGCAGCATGGAACTTTGTAGTAATTTCTCAAAATATACTGGGAATTAAGCCTGATTATTTGGGGCTGATGGTTGATCCATGTATTCCTACAAGTTGGGAAGGCTACAAAATAACGAGAAAATTCAGAAATGCTATTTTTGAAATTACCATTAGTAATCCTGAACACGTTTCAAAAGGAGTTAAGAAGCTTGTTGTGGACGGAAAAGAGATTGATGGTAATATAATTCCTGTATTTAATGATGGAAAGACACATCAGGTTGAAGTTGTAATGGGATAA
- the pnpS gene encoding two-component system histidine kinase PnpS yields MRKKIIQYSVMLVIIGITTAGIFTSAMARYFYKLEVQNNIESIAVLLKNDIVKETSAKSNLDFNKFVKDYAYLLNSRTDKDKNFPLATRITIINFQGKVLGDSDSNIDTMTNHLNRKEVQEAIQGQTGKDQRFSSTMGMPYLYVALPISEHHIIIRISVPLYQLNAINKAFLYYTLLGILAGLLLTLLISLKLSSFITKPVYHLINTSKEIAGGNYKKRVDVNYKDEIGQLALTFNEMADKLDETLSGIMDKNVKVDTVINSMRNGIIAIDNNSKIIIINATACDMFDVQYGPGIIGKNLIDITRNSKVNSLLRETIKNDSSLIDEIVMFSPSLGIDKIYRIYTNTIKSSDGKHQTAGAVITLNDITSVRKLEQIRTEFVSNVTHELKTPLTSIRGFVETLKNGAIEDTTVAVKFLDIIDIEAERLYTLINDILQLSEIEAMRKDDSVMEIDLRQIIDEVVLILKSSADKKNILLEVSTVPSHIQIIASRNRIKQMLINLIDNAIKYNVENGKICVKAEKNNGNTVISIKDTGIGIPEMHHSRIFERFYRVDKGRSRNMGGTGLGLSIVKHIINLYSGDIHIISEPGKGTEFIVKLPL; encoded by the coding sequence ATGAGAAAAAAAATAATTCAATACTCCGTAATGTTAGTAATAATTGGTATAACCACTGCAGGTATTTTTACCTCTGCAATGGCCAGATATTTCTACAAGCTGGAGGTTCAAAATAATATAGAAAGTATTGCTGTTCTGCTCAAAAACGATATAGTAAAAGAGACCTCTGCTAAAAGCAACTTGGACTTTAACAAGTTTGTAAAAGATTATGCATATCTTCTTAATTCCAGAACAGATAAAGATAAAAATTTCCCTTTGGCCACCAGAATAACAATTATTAACTTTCAGGGAAAAGTACTAGGTGACTCCGACTCTAATATCGATACAATGACAAACCATTTAAATCGAAAAGAAGTTCAAGAAGCTATCCAAGGTCAAACAGGAAAAGACCAACGCTTCAGTTCCACTATGGGAATGCCTTATTTGTATGTTGCTCTGCCAATTAGCGAGCATCACATTATTATAAGAATTTCTGTGCCTTTATATCAGCTTAATGCTATAAATAAAGCATTTTTATATTATACATTGCTTGGAATTCTGGCAGGTTTGTTACTTACTTTACTTATCTCATTAAAATTATCCAGTTTTATTACAAAACCCGTTTACCATCTAATTAATACATCTAAAGAAATAGCCGGAGGTAACTACAAAAAGAGAGTTGATGTGAATTATAAGGACGAGATTGGTCAGTTAGCGTTAACCTTTAATGAAATGGCCGATAAACTTGATGAAACTCTCAGTGGTATAATGGATAAAAATGTAAAGGTAGATACAGTTATTAATAGTATGCGAAATGGTATAATTGCTATTGATAACAACTCAAAAATTATTATCATAAATGCCACAGCCTGCGATATGTTTGATGTCCAGTACGGACCTGGAATTATTGGTAAGAATCTTATAGATATAACGAGAAATTCTAAAGTTAATTCATTATTACGGGAAACAATTAAAAATGATTCCTCGTTGATTGACGAGATTGTAATGTTTTCCCCTTCACTGGGAATAGATAAAATATACAGAATCTATACTAACACAATTAAATCATCAGATGGAAAACACCAAACAGCCGGAGCAGTAATTACTCTTAATGATATAACTTCAGTAAGAAAATTGGAGCAAATACGCACCGAATTTGTGTCAAATGTCACTCATGAATTGAAGACTCCCCTCACATCAATAAGAGGATTTGTTGAAACTTTAAAGAACGGTGCTATTGAGGATACCACAGTAGCTGTAAAGTTCCTTGATATTATTGATATTGAAGCTGAGAGGCTCTATACTCTCATTAACGATATTTTGCAGCTGTCGGAAATAGAGGCTATGCGAAAAGATGACAGTGTAATGGAAATAGATTTAAGGCAAATAATTGATGAAGTTGTCCTTATATTAAAATCTTCAGCGGACAAAAAGAATATTCTTCTTGAGGTTTCAACTGTTCCCTCCCATATTCAGATTATAGCCAGTAGAAACAGAATAAAACAAATGTTAATTAATCTAATTGATAACGCAATTAAGTATAATGTTGAAAATGGAAAAATTTGCGTTAAAGCAGAAAAAAATAATGGGAATACAGTGATTTCAATAAAAGATACGGGCATAGGGATTCCGGAAATGCATCACTCAAGAATCTTTGAAAGATTTTACAGAGTAGATAAAGGACGTTCAAGAAACATGGGTGGCACAGGCCTTGGGCTATCTATTGTAAAGCATATAATAAATCTATATAGCGGTGACATTCATATTATAAGTGAACCCGGCAAGGGAACAGAATTTATTGTTAAACTTCCATTGTAA